Proteins from a single region of Streptomyces spectabilis:
- a CDS encoding RidA family protein: MHVTLANPVDAPQPLGPYSQVARVPLAGGHALLYVSGQIAEGDGIAEQSRGVFETLTALLAAYGATLDDIINIRTFLTDMDDLPGYAAVRRSYLTGTPPTSTTVEVARLFRPEARIEVEVVAASSASRTEASKAEASKAEASRTEGDRKPF; encoded by the coding sequence ATGCACGTCACCCTGGCCAACCCCGTCGACGCGCCCCAGCCCCTCGGCCCCTACTCCCAGGTCGCCCGTGTTCCGCTCGCCGGCGGTCACGCGCTGCTGTACGTCTCCGGCCAGATCGCCGAGGGGGACGGGATAGCCGAGCAGAGCCGGGGAGTCTTCGAGACGCTCACCGCCCTTCTCGCCGCGTACGGCGCGACCCTCGACGACATCATCAACATCCGTACGTTCCTGACCGACATGGACGACCTGCCCGGCTACGCGGCCGTGCGCCGCTCGTACCTCACCGGTACGCCGCCCACCAGCACCACGGTGGAGGTGGCACGCCTCTTCCGGCCGGAGGCGCGCATCGAGGTGGAGGTGGTGGCGGCCTCCTCCGCGTCGCGGACAGAAGCATCGAAGGCAGAAGCGTCGAAGGCAGAAGCATCGCGGACAGAAGGTGACCGCAAGCCCTTCTAG
- a CDS encoding NAD(P)-dependent oxidoreductase: protein MEQRTQPTERVAFLGLGHMGAPMARQLLAAGHPLTVWNRTAAKAEPLVAEGARLASTPADAVRDADVVITMLAGPDAVRSVADAILPALREGAYWVEMSTVGPDVVRELGERVAGRVTLVDAPVAGSTDKAAAGQLGILAGGDVDGVAHVLARLGTVTRTGPAGSGAALKLVVNTALLGGVALVAETLALADALGLDGDAARTALAHGPLGGAVARAFAQDVHFGADLAAKDTALAARVAELPVIKAVATHFRTAAATPETAQADISHTVSHIRAHATT, encoded by the coding sequence ATGGAACAGCGCACACAGCCCACGGAACGCGTCGCCTTCCTGGGACTCGGCCACATGGGCGCCCCCATGGCCCGTCAACTGCTCGCCGCCGGACATCCGTTGACCGTCTGGAACCGCACCGCCGCGAAGGCGGAACCCCTCGTCGCGGAGGGTGCGCGCCTCGCGTCCACGCCCGCCGACGCCGTGCGGGACGCCGACGTCGTGATCACGATGCTCGCGGGGCCCGACGCGGTGCGCTCGGTGGCCGACGCGATCCTGCCGGCGCTCCGCGAGGGCGCGTACTGGGTGGAGATGTCGACCGTCGGCCCCGACGTCGTCAGGGAGCTGGGGGAGCGGGTCGCGGGCCGCGTCACGCTCGTCGACGCGCCCGTCGCGGGCAGCACGGACAAGGCCGCGGCCGGGCAGCTCGGCATCCTCGCGGGCGGCGACGTCGACGGGGTCGCGCACGTGCTCGCCCGGCTCGGCACCGTGACCCGCACCGGACCCGCCGGTTCCGGGGCCGCGCTCAAGCTCGTCGTCAACACCGCGCTGCTCGGCGGCGTCGCCCTGGTCGCCGAGACGCTGGCCCTCGCCGACGCGCTCGGCCTCGACGGGGACGCCGCGCGCACCGCCCTCGCCCACGGGCCGCTCGGCGGCGCCGTCGCCCGCGCCTTCGCCCAGGACGTGCACTTCGGCGCGGACCTCGCCGCGAAGGACACCGCCCTGGCCGCGCGGGTCGCGGAACTGCCCGTCATCAAGGCGGTGGCCACCCACTTCCGGACCGCCGCCGCCACCCCGGAGACCGCCCAGGCGGACATCTCCCACACCGTGAGCCACATCCGCGCCCACGCCACCACCTGA
- a CDS encoding LysR family transcriptional regulator yields MAAMHTAHGGASDLSTFWLRAFLEVAREGSFTVAARRLSLTQSAVSRQIASLEDALGGAPLFDRLPRGVRLTAHGRAVLPHAQAVAGQLSRLRQELTDLEGAARGLLRFGAFATADVALVPRAIAAFRARHPGVTLTREEGFTGPLLTRLADGDLDLAVVSTTGGPLPEDVCELHHLLDERLYVALPAAHPLAGEPSVGLAHLADEDWISGSAEPAGTLLDAALRHGFRPRVAHVVGEWTAKQGYVAAGLGVALIPALAAQGVRQDVALVPVHDEGTPARAVYAATARGRSPVPSAEPFLAALRESGRLLTG; encoded by the coding sequence ATGGCCGCCATGCATACTGCGCATGGCGGAGCCTCCGATCTCTCCACCTTCTGGCTGCGGGCCTTCCTGGAGGTGGCGCGGGAGGGCTCGTTCACGGTGGCGGCGCGGCGGCTCTCCCTGACGCAGTCCGCGGTGTCCCGCCAGATCGCGTCCCTGGAGGATGCGCTCGGCGGGGCCCCGCTCTTCGACCGGCTGCCGCGCGGCGTGCGGCTCACCGCGCACGGGCGGGCCGTGCTGCCGCACGCCCAGGCCGTCGCCGGTCAACTGTCACGGCTGCGCCAGGAGTTGACGGACCTGGAGGGCGCCGCGCGCGGCCTGCTGCGGTTCGGGGCGTTCGCGACGGCGGACGTGGCGCTCGTGCCGCGCGCCATCGCCGCGTTCCGGGCGCGGCACCCCGGGGTGACGCTCACGCGCGAGGAGGGCTTCACCGGGCCGCTGCTGACCCGGCTCGCGGACGGCGACCTCGACCTGGCCGTGGTGTCGACGACGGGCGGGCCGCTCCCGGAGGACGTGTGCGAGCTGCACCACCTCCTGGACGAGCGGCTGTACGTGGCCCTGCCCGCGGCCCACCCGCTGGCGGGCGAGCCGTCCGTGGGGCTCGCCCACCTCGCCGACGAGGACTGGATCTCCGGCAGCGCGGAGCCCGCGGGCACCCTGCTCGACGCCGCCCTGCGGCACGGCTTCAGGCCGCGCGTCGCCCATGTGGTCGGCGAGTGGACCGCCAAGCAGGGCTACGTCGCCGCCGGGCTCGGCGTCGCCCTGATCCCGGCGCTCGCGGCCCAGGGCGTACGGCAGGACGTCGCGCTCGTCCCGGTCCACGACGAGGGCACGCCCGCCCGCGCGGTGTACGCGGCGACGGCACGAGGGCGGTCACCGGTACCGAGCGCGGAGCCGTTCCTGGCGGCCCTGCGGGAGTCCGGGCGGCTGCTCACCGGCTGA